A portion of the Streptomyces erythrochromogenes genome contains these proteins:
- a CDS encoding pirin family protein — MDHTEVQTASETATATEVGIEVLTARDVPLGGPRAMTVRRTLPQRSRTLIGAWCFADHYGPDRVADSGGMDVAPHPHTGLQTVSWLFSGEIEHRDSLGTHAFVRPGEINLMTGGHGISHTEVSTPGTTVLHGVQLWVALPAEHRHAPREFQHHAPAPFRVHGAQLRVFLGTLAGDTSPVRTFTPLLGAEVLIDAGATVTLDVDPGFEHGLLVDEGDVRLGGTPLRPAELGYAAPGRTTLTLTNDSDHPARTVLLGGPPFEEEIVMWWNFIGRAHQDIVQAREDWERASDRFGTVDGYPGERLPAPALPNAVIAPRTNPSRH; from the coding sequence ATGGATCACACCGAGGTCCAGACCGCGAGCGAGACCGCGACCGCGACAGAGGTCGGCATCGAGGTCCTCACCGCCCGGGACGTCCCACTGGGCGGGCCGCGGGCGATGACCGTACGCCGCACCCTGCCCCAGCGGTCCCGGACGCTCATCGGGGCCTGGTGCTTCGCCGACCACTACGGCCCCGACCGGGTCGCGGATTCCGGCGGCATGGACGTCGCCCCGCACCCGCACACCGGGCTCCAGACGGTGAGCTGGCTGTTCAGCGGGGAGATCGAGCACCGCGACAGCCTGGGCACGCACGCCTTCGTACGGCCCGGCGAGATCAACCTCATGACCGGGGGCCACGGCATCAGCCACACGGAAGTCTCCACCCCCGGCACCACCGTCCTGCACGGCGTCCAGCTCTGGGTGGCCCTCCCCGCCGAACACCGCCACGCGCCGAGGGAGTTCCAGCATCACGCACCTGCGCCGTTCCGCGTCCACGGCGCGCAGCTGCGGGTCTTCCTGGGCACCCTCGCCGGCGACACCTCCCCCGTACGCACCTTCACCCCGCTCCTCGGCGCCGAAGTCCTGATCGACGCCGGCGCCACGGTCACCCTCGACGTCGACCCCGGCTTCGAACACGGCCTCCTCGTCGACGAGGGCGACGTCCGCCTCGGCGGAACTCCCCTGCGCCCCGCGGAACTCGGCTACGCCGCCCCCGGCCGCACCACCCTCACCCTCACCAACGACTCCGACCACCCGGCTCGGACGGTCCTCCTCGGCGGCCCGCCCTTCGAGGAGGAGATCGTGATGTGGTGGAACTTCATCGGCCGCGCCCACCAGGACATCGTCCAGGCGAGGGAGGACTGGGAGCGCGCCTCCGACCGCTTCGGCACCGTCGACGGCTACCCCGGCGAGCGACTGCCCGCCCCGGCCCTGCCCAACGCCGTCATCGCCCCCCGCACAAACCCCTCCCGCCACTGA
- a CDS encoding response regulator transcription factor gives MLLTLPVPAPAASSVPADGVRAAVPPRSGRSAPGGSRHGSPRSGPVGVSVTAEDALTAEGARARLRDYAGLRPLPSAERHRADVHLVFADRFTGATLDLLRSLAAGAHDPEAGAVLVTGEVPDRYVLPAVQYGLRGVVARTSAGFDAVAEAVRETARGNAVLPSALQGRLVDQVLGLRSSVLEPAGLTFSGLGTREVEVLRLLAEGLDTADIGRRLNYSERTIKQVISGVTGRLGLRNRTEAVAYAFRHGAL, from the coding sequence GTGCTCCTCACCCTCCCCGTCCCGGCTCCGGCCGCCTCGTCCGTTCCCGCCGACGGGGTACGAGCGGCAGTGCCTCCGCGCAGCGGCAGGTCGGCGCCCGGCGGTTCCCGGCACGGCAGCCCCCGGTCCGGGCCGGTGGGCGTGTCGGTGACCGCCGAGGACGCCTTGACGGCGGAGGGCGCGCGGGCGCGGCTGCGCGACTACGCCGGGCTGCGGCCCCTTCCCTCGGCAGAGCGGCACCGGGCCGATGTGCACCTCGTCTTCGCGGACCGGTTCACCGGCGCCACCTTGGATCTGCTGCGCTCGCTGGCCGCCGGCGCGCACGATCCGGAAGCCGGCGCCGTGCTGGTGACCGGCGAGGTCCCCGACCGGTACGTCCTGCCCGCCGTGCAGTACGGGCTGCGCGGCGTGGTGGCACGCACCTCGGCGGGATTCGACGCGGTGGCCGAGGCCGTCCGGGAGACGGCCCGGGGCAACGCCGTGCTGCCGTCCGCGCTCCAAGGAAGACTCGTCGACCAGGTGCTCGGCCTGCGCAGCAGCGTGCTGGAACCCGCCGGGCTGACGTTCTCGGGACTGGGGACCAGAGAGGTGGAGGTACTGCGGCTGCTCGCGGAGGGCCTGGACACCGCGGACATCGGGCGCCGGCTGAACTACTCCGAGCGCACGATCAAGCAGGTGATCAGCGGGGTGACGGGTCGGCTGGGCCTGCGCAACCGCACCGAGGCGGTGGCCTACGCCTTCCGGCACGGCGCCCTGTGA
- a CDS encoding carboxymuconolactone decarboxylase family protein gives MIETAHAAQAPRATGRIYLDKQSPAAYQALVGTADAVRATAADAGLDRIMVELVNLRVSQLNGCAFCLDVHTRAALRAGETTRRLGVLAAWRDTELFSARERAALALAEAATHPADALAQERAYAQAGEVLDDDEISAVVWVAIAINAFNRVSILSKHPVREAPAR, from the coding sequence GTGATCGAGACGGCACATGCCGCGCAGGCCCCCCGGGCCACCGGTCGGATCTACCTCGACAAGCAGAGCCCCGCCGCGTACCAGGCGCTGGTCGGGACCGCCGACGCCGTGCGCGCGACGGCTGCCGACGCCGGTCTGGACCGGATCATGGTAGAGCTGGTCAACCTCCGCGTGTCCCAGCTCAACGGTTGCGCGTTCTGCCTCGACGTCCACACCCGGGCGGCCCTGCGCGCCGGGGAGACCACTCGTCGCCTCGGCGTGCTCGCCGCCTGGCGGGACACCGAGCTCTTCTCCGCCCGCGAGCGCGCCGCTCTCGCCCTGGCCGAGGCCGCCACCCACCCCGCCGACGCCCTCGCCCAGGAGCGGGCGTACGCGCAGGCGGGGGAGGTGCTGGACGACGACGAGATCTCCGCCGTGGTCTGGGTGGCGATCGCGATCAACGCCTTCAACCGGGTCTCCATCCTGAGCAAACACCCGGTACGGGAGGCTCCCGCCCGCTGA
- a CDS encoding BTAD domain-containing putative transcriptional regulator: protein MVRVKVLGPLELVVGGQSVPAGRRHQRTVLGRLLAARGSAVPVDRIVAAVWEEQPPAKPRSSLHVYISNLRGLLEPGRPSRGASSLLVSSPQGYALRLPDDAVDAWAFESAVHRARSAPPAEAVRLLEGALRLWRGEAYADWDGEPWAVAETARLTELRLTAQEMAMAAGLGAGCAQEVLSTAEAHVRSHPLREEGWRLLALGLWATGRQGDALAALRRAAAVCAEELGLDSGPALLELEQAILTRRTEVLHAAVPAAAIRGTGASLTDADHRREPAVQVQGGADPLRPPVGSDGPPPAAAVRTADRSSAGDARPAEASGRPGLTGRRSSGRVFVGRERELGSLAAAAGAALRSGAVALVSGEAGAGKSSLLECFSAGLRAQGWTVVEGRCPDDEGAPAAWAWAQALGRLASVLPPEPVGPLAALITPGRPVAHSAAGDATAGRFHLHSAFNQWLTAAAVHRPLAVFIDDLHEADAETLALLGSAAGIDGAPLLVVAAFRPGHADARLAPLLAALARRQPFRVALDGLDRTEVAALVRAVCGADVDDRVVTVLADRTGGNPFYVTESARLLASGQAQAAAAGVPDGIRDVVRERLARLPAGAADILRLAAVAGTETHVAVLSAAAPAAAVIEALEACVTAGLLTEPGPGRVRFTHPLLRDTVYGDLTGLRRGLLHGRVAEALARLRPDDLSALALHFTRSGDPRHAAQAVDHSVRAAALAEHRYAHDVSADLLRQALDAAELIPETADARAERTVGLLGALTRAQIRAGSGDAAARTRRRALDCAQYAGRADLAVAAFTAWTEPTPWLTRNQSTVDTYVVDTLEQLTARPGLAPADRARLLQTLVEELPDDTGERAAGLAERQLALARSTGDPALLAAALTTMTKLLPHEHQASGCAPVVAELRELTRRHDLPAYRWVCEQADAMIAAIGNDAEQVDRHAHEGLALARRYRMPEAEAASLSTLAMLAHARGHFTEAEHLYEQVRERLVRHNAPRAADLHARGIITIRLSQGRIAEVEAPARALHAAWGTRGGEALALVLALQGRTEEARAVRFDTLPVPDHFYGVRLGARARLARLLGDTAAAAALVPLLLPLRQQFGSAATTAFCTRPLALALGEVYALLGDTAAARDAFRQAADVARKWDSPHALAAAEEAERAPAG from the coding sequence ATGGTGCGTGTGAAAGTGCTGGGCCCGCTGGAGCTGGTGGTCGGCGGGCAGTCCGTGCCGGCCGGGAGGCGGCACCAGCGGACCGTTCTGGGACGGCTGCTGGCAGCGCGGGGGTCGGCCGTGCCGGTCGACCGTATCGTCGCGGCGGTGTGGGAGGAGCAGCCGCCGGCCAAGCCGCGCAGTTCCCTGCACGTCTACATCTCCAACCTGCGCGGGCTCCTGGAGCCCGGCCGGCCTTCGCGTGGGGCGTCCAGCCTGCTCGTCAGCAGTCCGCAGGGGTACGCCCTTCGCCTTCCCGACGACGCCGTGGACGCCTGGGCCTTCGAATCGGCCGTGCACCGCGCACGCAGCGCACCTCCGGCGGAGGCGGTCCGGCTCCTCGAGGGCGCGCTACGGCTTTGGCGGGGCGAGGCGTACGCCGACTGGGACGGCGAGCCCTGGGCCGTGGCCGAAACGGCACGCCTGACCGAACTCCGCCTGACCGCTCAGGAGATGGCGATGGCGGCCGGGCTGGGAGCCGGGTGCGCACAGGAGGTGCTGTCGACTGCCGAGGCCCACGTACGCAGCCATCCGCTCCGCGAGGAGGGCTGGCGGCTGCTCGCCCTCGGGTTGTGGGCGACCGGCCGCCAGGGCGACGCCCTAGCGGCCCTGCGCCGGGCGGCCGCCGTGTGCGCGGAGGAACTCGGTCTGGATTCCGGGCCCGCTCTGCTGGAGTTGGAGCAGGCGATCCTCACCCGCCGCACCGAGGTCCTGCACGCCGCGGTGCCCGCGGCCGCGATCCGCGGGACGGGGGCTTCCTTGACGGATGCCGACCACCGGCGGGAGCCGGCGGTGCAGGTCCAGGGCGGAGCGGATCCGCTGCGTCCCCCCGTCGGCTCCGACGGACCCCCTCCGGCCGCAGCAGTGCGTACCGCGGACCGCAGCAGCGCCGGAGACGCCCGGCCCGCCGAGGCCTCCGGCAGGCCCGGGCTCACGGGGCGCCGCAGTAGCGGCCGGGTCTTCGTGGGGCGGGAGCGCGAGCTCGGTTCGCTGGCCGCCGCTGCCGGCGCGGCACTCCGAAGCGGTGCGGTCGCCCTGGTCTCCGGCGAGGCGGGTGCGGGCAAGTCCTCCCTGCTGGAATGTTTCTCCGCCGGGCTGCGGGCGCAGGGATGGACCGTCGTGGAGGGGCGCTGCCCGGACGACGAGGGTGCCCCCGCAGCCTGGGCGTGGGCGCAGGCTCTGGGCAGGCTGGCATCGGTGCTGCCCCCGGAGCCGGTCGGTCCGCTCGCTGCGTTGATCACCCCCGGCAGGCCGGTGGCTCACAGCGCGGCCGGCGATGCCACCGCGGGCCGCTTCCACCTCCACTCCGCCTTCAACCAGTGGCTGACGGCCGCAGCCGTGCACCGGCCGCTCGCCGTGTTCATCGACGACCTGCACGAGGCCGACGCGGAGACGTTGGCCCTGCTGGGCAGCGCCGCCGGTATCGACGGCGCCCCGCTCCTCGTCGTGGCGGCGTTCCGCCCGGGCCACGCCGACGCCCGTCTCGCCCCGCTGCTCGCCGCACTGGCGCGCCGCCAGCCCTTCCGGGTCGCCCTCGACGGCCTGGACAGGACCGAGGTCGCGGCGCTCGTCCGGGCCGTGTGCGGCGCGGACGTGGACGACCGCGTGGTCACCGTCCTCGCGGACCGGACCGGCGGAAACCCCTTCTACGTCACCGAAAGCGCCCGCCTGCTGGCGAGCGGGCAGGCGCAGGCAGCCGCGGCAGGGGTGCCCGACGGAATCCGCGACGTGGTGCGCGAACGCCTGGCCCGGCTGCCCGCCGGGGCCGCCGACATCCTGCGGCTCGCCGCCGTCGCGGGCACCGAGACGCACGTCGCGGTGCTCTCGGCCGCCGCCCCGGCCGCCGCCGTCATCGAGGCGCTGGAGGCCTGCGTCACCGCGGGCCTGCTCACCGAACCGGGCCCGGGGCGGGTCCGTTTCACCCACCCGCTGCTGCGCGACACCGTGTACGGCGATCTCACGGGCTTGCGCCGAGGCCTTCTGCACGGCCGGGTGGCCGAGGCCCTGGCCCGGCTCCGGCCCGACGACCTGTCCGCCCTCGCCCTGCACTTCACCCGCTCCGGAGACCCCCGCCACGCCGCCCAGGCCGTGGACCACTCCGTGCGCGCCGCCGCCCTCGCCGAGCACCGGTACGCCCACGACGTGAGCGCCGACCTGCTCCGCCAGGCCCTCGACGCGGCCGAGCTGATACCCGAGACTGCCGACGCGCGGGCCGAGCGGACCGTCGGCCTGCTCGGCGCGCTCACGCGCGCCCAGATCCGGGCCGGCTCGGGGGACGCCGCCGCACGCACCCGCCGCCGGGCCCTGGACTGCGCCCAGTACGCCGGCCGCGCCGATCTCGCCGTCGCGGCCTTCACGGCGTGGACCGAGCCCACACCGTGGCTCACCCGCAACCAGAGCACGGTCGACACGTACGTCGTCGACACCCTGGAGCAGCTGACCGCCCGCCCCGGGCTGGCGCCCGCCGACCGCGCGCGGCTCCTGCAGACGCTGGTGGAGGAGCTGCCCGACGACACGGGAGAACGGGCGGCCGGGCTCGCCGAGCGGCAGCTGGCCCTCGCGCGCTCCACCGGCGACCCGGCCCTGCTCGCGGCGGCGCTCACCACCATGACCAAGCTGCTGCCGCACGAGCACCAGGCCTCCGGCTGCGCACCCGTCGTCGCCGAACTCCGCGAACTGACCCGGCGCCACGATCTGCCCGCCTACCGATGGGTGTGCGAACAGGCGGACGCGATGATCGCCGCGATCGGCAACGACGCCGAACAGGTCGATCGCCACGCCCACGAAGGCCTGGCCCTGGCCCGTCGCTACCGGATGCCCGAGGCGGAGGCGGCGAGCCTGTCCACCCTCGCGATGCTCGCCCACGCCCGCGGCCACTTCACGGAAGCCGAGCACCTGTACGAGCAGGTGCGCGAACGCCTGGTACGACACAACGCGCCCCGCGCCGCCGACCTCCATGCCCGGGGGATCATCACCATCAGACTGAGCCAGGGCCGGATCGCGGAGGTCGAAGCCCCGGCGCGCGCCCTGCATGCGGCGTGGGGCACCCGCGGCGGCGAGGCCCTGGCCCTGGTTCTGGCGCTCCAGGGCCGTACCGAGGAGGCGCGCGCCGTCCGGTTCGACACCTTGCCCGTACCGGACCACTTCTACGGCGTACGGCTCGGCGCGCGTGCCCGACTGGCCCGCCTGCTGGGCGACACCGCGGCGGCGGCCGCCCTCGTGCCGCTGCTCCTGCCCCTGCGGCAACAGTTCGGATCCGCCGCCACCACCGCCTTCTGCACCCGCCCGCTCGCCCTCGCGCTGGGCGAGGTGTACGCGCTGCTGGGCGACACGGCAGCCGCGCGGGACGCCTTCCGGCAGGCCGCGGACGTCGCACGCAAGTGGGACTCCCCCCACGCGCTGGCCGCTGCCGAAGAGGCCGAGCGCGCGCCGGCCGGCTGA
- a CDS encoding GNAT family N-acetyltransferase, whose amino-acid sequence MSEQNTEASDSATPAAPVVRRVDARHRYEILVDEQRAGLTAYRDRDDQRVFFHTEIDDAYAGRGLAAVLVEQALTDVRAAGKRIVPVCPYVAKYLTKHQEFRDITDPVTPEVLTWLDAQLGR is encoded by the coding sequence ATGAGCGAGCAGAACACCGAAGCCTCCGACTCCGCCACCCCCGCGGCCCCCGTCGTCCGCCGCGTCGACGCCCGCCACCGCTACGAGATCCTCGTCGACGAGCAGCGGGCCGGCCTGACCGCCTACCGCGACCGCGACGACCAGCGGGTCTTCTTCCACACCGAGATCGACGACGCGTACGCCGGCCGGGGGCTCGCGGCGGTCCTCGTCGAGCAGGCCCTCACCGACGTCCGCGCCGCTGGGAAGCGGATCGTCCCCGTCTGCCCCTACGTCGCCAAGTACCTCACCAAGCACCAGGAGTTCCGCGACATCACCGACCCCGTCACGCCCGAGGTCCTCACCTGGCTCGACGCCCAACTGGGACGCTGA